Proteins co-encoded in one Cucurbita pepo subsp. pepo cultivar mu-cu-16 chromosome LG15, ASM280686v2, whole genome shotgun sequence genomic window:
- the LOC111776396 gene encoding probable sphingolipid transporter spinster homolog 2: MATSVSSDVSSNQSWFTPLRLLVLFCVIHLLNYMDRGVISSNGVNGIPKTCGADGTCTSGSGIQGQFRLNNFQDGILSSAFMVGLLLACPIFASLSKRVNPFRLIGVGLSVWTLAVIGCGFSFNFWSIVVCRMIVGVGEASFISLAAPFIYDNAPAHKRTGWIAILYMCMPTGYAIGYLYGGFVGERLGWRYAFWGEAILMFPFAIFGFVVKPLQYKGSPSRETVNAPLPVDTATSLVKDLKIKDGTSHKDLAQNAVESSSNSTPSFLKDLKALLVDKVFVVNVLGFVVYTFVIGAYSYWGPKAGYSIYQMKNADMIFGGITVVCGIIGTISGGYALDYLGTTISNAFKLLSSTTFIGAAFCFGAFCFKNMYAFLVFFSVGELLLFATQGPVNFVCLHCVTPSLRPLSMAMSTVAIHIFGDVPSSPLVGVLEDHLNNWRKTTLILTTIFFPAAIIWFIEYLPVASNGVNWIQKSCRADDYRVSAS; encoded by the exons ATGGCTACTTCTGTTTCCTCCGACGTTAGTTCCAACCAATCTTGGTTCACGCCATTGCG ACTACTTGTTCTGTTTTGTGTCATCCATTTACTTAATTATATGGATAGAGGAGTTATTTCAAGCAATGGTGTGAATGGAATCCCAAAAACGTGTGGTGCTGATGGCACGTGCACATCTGGTTCTGGAATTCA GGGACAATTTAGGTTAAACAATTTTCAAGACGGAATTTTATCTTCTGCTTTTATGGTTGGACTTCTTCTAGCTTGTCCAATATTTGCATCATTGTCGAAGAG GGTAAATCCATTTCGACTCATAGGTGTTGGATTATCTGTTTGGACTTTGGCGGTGATTGGTTGtggtttttcatttaatttctgGTCGATTGTTGTGTGTCGTAT GATTGTCGGTGTTGGTGAGGCATCGTTTATAAGTCTTGCGGCgccatttatttatgataatgCACCCGCTCATAAG AGGACTGGTTGGATAGCAATATTGTATATGTGCATGCCTACGGGTTATGCAATTGGCTATCTTTACGGTGGATTT GTTGGTGAACGTCTAGGTTGGCGCTATGCATTTTGGGGCGAGGCAATATTAATGTTTCCGTTTGcaatttttggttttgttgtcAAGCCTTTGCAATACAAGG GGTCTCCTTCTCGGGAGACAGTTAACGCACCATTACCTGTCGATACAGCTACCTCCTTAGTTAAAG atttgaaaattaaagatgGTACATCTCATAAGGATTTAGCACAGAACGCAGTGGAGAGTTCCTCCAA CTCTACACCTTCATTCCTGAAAGATTTGAAAGCGCTTCTGGTCGATAAGGTTTTTGTCGTCAATGTTTTAG GTTTTGTGGTGTATACGTTTGTGATCGGTGCATACTCATATTGGGGCCCCAAAGCAGGCTACAGTATTTATCAAATG AAAAATGCAGATATGATTTTTGGAGGGATCACTGTAGTTTGTGGAATTATTGGAACAATATCAGGAGGTTACGCCTTAGATTACCTTGGCACCACTATTTCCAATGCTTTTAAg CTTCTGTCTAGTACAACGTTTATTGGAGCAGCGTTTTGCTTTGGTGCATTTTGCTTCAAAAACATGTACGCTTTCCTAGTTTTTTTCTCGGTTGGCGAGTTGCTGTTGTTTGCCACACAG GGTCCGGTAAACTTCGTATGTCTACATTGTGTGACGCCTAGTCTAAGGCCGCTTTCCATGGCTATGTCTACCGTTGCAATTCACATTTTCGGAGATGTGCCATCTTCACCTCTTGTTGGAGTTCTCGAG GACCATCTTAACAATTGGAGGAAGACTACTCTCATCCTCACAACCATTTTTTTCCCCGCTGCTATTATATGGTTTATAG AGTATCTGCCAGTTGCGAGCAATGGCGTGAACTGGATTCAGAAAAGTTGTCGTGCGGATGATTACAGAGTATCTGCCAGTTGA
- the LOC111776239 gene encoding glutamate-1-semialdehyde 2,1-aminomutase 2, chloroplastic isoform X2 yields MWDIDGNEYVDYVGSWGPAIIGHADDEVLAALAETMKKGTSFGAPCLLENVLAEMVISAVPSIEMVRFVNSGTEACMGVLRLARAFTGKEKLIKFEGCYHGHADPFLVKAGSGVATLGLPDSPGVPKAATSETLTAPFNDIAAVEAIFNANKGEIAAIILEPVVGNSGFIPPKPDFLNAIRKLTKENNALLIFDEVMTGFRLSYGGAQEYFGITPDLTTLGKIIGGGLPVGAYGGRREIMEMVAPAGPMYQAGTLSGNPLAMTAGIHTLKRLKEPGTYEYLDKITSELVEGLVSAGKKAGHAICGGYINGMFGFFFTDGPVHNFEDAKKSDTAKFGRFHRGMLEQGVYLAPSQFEAGFTSLAHTSEDIQHTIAAAEKVFKQI; encoded by the exons ATGTGGGATATTGACGGTAATGAATATGTTGATTATGTGGGTTCTTGGGGACCGGCGATTATTGGTCATGCTGATGATGAG GTACTTGCAGCTCTAGCTGAAACAATGAAGAAAGGAACTAGCTTTGGTGCTCCATGCCTTTTGGAAAATGTTTTAGCTGAGATGGTGATATCTGCTGTTCCAAGCATAGAAATGGTTCGGTTTGTTAACTCCGGTACCGAAGCATGCATGGGCGTGCTTCGGCTTGCCCGTGCTTTTACTGGCAAGGAGAAACTCATAAAATTTGAGGGATGCTACCATGGCCATGCTGATCCATTTCTTGTCAAGGCTGGTAGTGGAGTGGCAACGTTGGGCCTTCCCGATTCTCCTGGCGTCCCGAAAGCAGCTACCTCGGAAACTCTTACTGCCCCGTTCAATGACATAGCAGCTGTAGAAGCCATTTTCAATGCCAATAAAGGAGAGATTGCTGCAATTATCCTTGAGCCTGTTGTTGGAAATTCTGGTTTCATTCCTCCAAAACCAGATTTTCTAAATGCCATACGCAAACTCACCAAGGAAAACAACGCTCTCCTCATCTTCGATGAGGTCATGACAGGATTCCGCTTGTCTTACGGTGGAGCTCAGGAGTATTTCGGAATAACACCCGACTTAACAACGCTCGGAAAGATCATTGGTGGTGGTCTACCCGTCGGTGCATATGGAGGACGAAGAGAGATTATGGAAATGGTAGCACCAGCAGGACCAATGTACCAGGCAGGTACCTTAAGTGGGAATCCATTAGCAATGACTGCAGGGATACACACACTAAAGCGATTGAAAGAACCAGGAACCTATGAATATCTAGACAAGATCACGAGCGAACTTGTTGAAGGCTTGGTGAGTGCTGGGAAGAAGGCGGGGCATGCAATATGTGGAGGGTACATAAACGGGATGTTCGGGTTTTTCTTCACCGATGGTCCTGTTCATAACTTTGAAGATGCTAAAAAGAGTGACACTGCCAAGTTTGGGAGGTTTCACAGGGGAATGTTGGAGCAAGGTGTATACCTTGCGCCTTCACAGTTTGAGGCAGGGTTTACCAGCTTGGCGCATACTTCTGAAGATATTCAACATACTATAGCTGCAGCTGAGAAGGTTTTCAAGCAAATTTAG
- the LOC111776239 gene encoding glutamate-1-semialdehyde 2,1-aminomutase 2, chloroplastic isoform X3 — MAVTLAGFVRIGLPCATKLSRTSSRSARFGRVKMAVTLDEKKNFTLNKSEEAFNAAKELMPGGVNSPVRAFKSVGGQPIIIDSVKGSHMWDIDGNEYVDYVGSWGPAIIGHADDEVLAALAETMKKGTSFGAPCLLENVLAEMVISAVPSIEMVRFVNSGTEACMGVLRLARAFTGKEKLIKFEGCYHGHADPFLVKAGSGVATLGLPDSPGVPKAATSETLTAPFNDIAAVEAIFNANKGEIAAIILEPVVGNSGFIPPKPDFLNAIRKLTKENNALLIFDEVMTGFRLSYGGAQEYFGITPDLTTLGKIIGGGLPVGAYGGRREIMEMVAPAGPMYQAGTLSGNPLAMTAGIHTLKRLKEPGTYEYLDKITSELVEGLVSAGKKAGHAICGGYINGMFGFFFTDGPVHNFEDAKKSDTAKFGRFHRGMLEQGVYLAPSQFEAGFTSLAHTSEDIQHTIAAAEKVFKQI; from the exons ATGGCGGTCACTCTTGCTGGCTTCGTCAGAATCGGCCTTCCATGCGCCACTAAGTTATCTCGTACCTCTTCACGGTCCGCTCGTTTTGGCCGTGTCAAAATGGCCGTCACTCTCgatgagaagaagaatttCACTCTCAACAAATCTGAAGAGGCTTTCAATGCTGCCAAG GAGCTAATGCCTGGTGGAGTGAATTCCCCTGTTCGTGCCTTCAAATCTGTTGGTGGACAACCGATAATAATCGATTCTGTAAAGGGTTCCCACATGTGGGATATTGACGGTAATGAATATGTTGATTATGTGGGTTCTTGGGGACCGGCGATTATTGGTCATGCTGATGATGAG GTACTTGCAGCTCTAGCTGAAACAATGAAGAAAGGAACTAGCTTTGGTGCTCCATGCCTTTTGGAAAATGTTTTAGCTGAGATGGTGATATCTGCTGTTCCAAGCATAGAAATGGTTCGGTTTGTTAACTCCGGTACCGAAGCATGCATGGGCGTGCTTCGGCTTGCCCGTGCTTTTACTGGCAAGGAGAAACTCATAAAATTTGAGGGATGCTACCATGGCCATGCTGATCCATTTCTTGTCAAGGCTGGTAGTGGAGTGGCAACGTTGGGCCTTCCCGATTCTCCTGGCGTCCCGAAAGCAGCTACCTCGGAAACTCTTACTGCCCCGTTCAATGACATAGCAGCTGTAGAAGCCATTTTCAATGCCAATAAAGGAGAGATTGCTGCAATTATCCTTGAGCCTGTTGTTGGAAATTCTGGTTTCATTCCTCCAAAACCAGATTTTCTAAATGCCATACGCAAACTCACCAAGGAAAACAACGCTCTCCTCATCTTCGATGAGGTCATGACAGGATTCCGCTTGTCTTACGGTGGAGCTCAGGAGTATTTCGGAATAACACCCGACTTAACAACGCTCGGAAAGATCATTGGTGGTGGTCTACCCGTCGGTGCATATGGAGGACGAAGAGAGATTATGGAAATGGTAGCACCAGCAGGACCAATGTACCAGGCAGGTACCTTAAGTGGGAATCCATTAGCAATGACTGCAGGGATACACACACTAAAGCGATTGAAAGAACCAGGAACCTATGAATATCTAGACAAGATCACGAGCGAACTTGTTGAAGGCTTGGTGAGTGCTGGGAAGAAGGCGGGGCATGCAATATGTGGAGGGTACATAAACGGGATGTTCGGGTTTTTCTTCACCGATGGTCCTGTTCATAACTTTGAAGATGCTAAAAAGAGTGACACTGCCAAGTTTGGGAGGTTTCACAGGGGAATGTTGGAGCAAGGTGTATACCTTGCGCCTTCACAGTTTGAGGCAGGGTTTACCAGCTTGGCGCATACTTCTGAAGATATTCAACATACTATAGCTGCAGCTGAGAAGGTTTTCAAGCAAATTTAG
- the LOC111776239 gene encoding glutamate-1-semialdehyde 2,1-aminomutase, chloroplastic isoform X1, translated as MQELMPGGVNSPVRAFKSVGGQPIIIDSVKGSHMWDIDGNEYVDYVGSWGPAIIGHADDEVLAALAETMKKGTSFGAPCLLENVLAEMVISAVPSIEMVRFVNSGTEACMGVLRLARAFTGKEKLIKFEGCYHGHADPFLVKAGSGVATLGLPDSPGVPKAATSETLTAPFNDIAAVEAIFNANKGEIAAIILEPVVGNSGFIPPKPDFLNAIRKLTKENNALLIFDEVMTGFRLSYGGAQEYFGITPDLTTLGKIIGGGLPVGAYGGRREIMEMVAPAGPMYQAGTLSGNPLAMTAGIHTLKRLKEPGTYEYLDKITSELVEGLVSAGKKAGHAICGGYINGMFGFFFTDGPVHNFEDAKKSDTAKFGRFHRGMLEQGVYLAPSQFEAGFTSLAHTSEDIQHTIAAAEKVFKQI; from the exons ATGCAGGAGCTAATGCCTGGTGGAGTGAATTCCCCTGTTCGTGCCTTCAAATCTGTTGGTGGACAACCGATAATAATCGATTCTGTAAAGGGTTCCCACATGTGGGATATTGACGGTAATGAATATGTTGATTATGTGGGTTCTTGGGGACCGGCGATTATTGGTCATGCTGATGATGAG GTACTTGCAGCTCTAGCTGAAACAATGAAGAAAGGAACTAGCTTTGGTGCTCCATGCCTTTTGGAAAATGTTTTAGCTGAGATGGTGATATCTGCTGTTCCAAGCATAGAAATGGTTCGGTTTGTTAACTCCGGTACCGAAGCATGCATGGGCGTGCTTCGGCTTGCCCGTGCTTTTACTGGCAAGGAGAAACTCATAAAATTTGAGGGATGCTACCATGGCCATGCTGATCCATTTCTTGTCAAGGCTGGTAGTGGAGTGGCAACGTTGGGCCTTCCCGATTCTCCTGGCGTCCCGAAAGCAGCTACCTCGGAAACTCTTACTGCCCCGTTCAATGACATAGCAGCTGTAGAAGCCATTTTCAATGCCAATAAAGGAGAGATTGCTGCAATTATCCTTGAGCCTGTTGTTGGAAATTCTGGTTTCATTCCTCCAAAACCAGATTTTCTAAATGCCATACGCAAACTCACCAAGGAAAACAACGCTCTCCTCATCTTCGATGAGGTCATGACAGGATTCCGCTTGTCTTACGGTGGAGCTCAGGAGTATTTCGGAATAACACCCGACTTAACAACGCTCGGAAAGATCATTGGTGGTGGTCTACCCGTCGGTGCATATGGAGGACGAAGAGAGATTATGGAAATGGTAGCACCAGCAGGACCAATGTACCAGGCAGGTACCTTAAGTGGGAATCCATTAGCAATGACTGCAGGGATACACACACTAAAGCGATTGAAAGAACCAGGAACCTATGAATATCTAGACAAGATCACGAGCGAACTTGTTGAAGGCTTGGTGAGTGCTGGGAAGAAGGCGGGGCATGCAATATGTGGAGGGTACATAAACGGGATGTTCGGGTTTTTCTTCACCGATGGTCCTGTTCATAACTTTGAAGATGCTAAAAAGAGTGACACTGCCAAGTTTGGGAGGTTTCACAGGGGAATGTTGGAGCAAGGTGTATACCTTGCGCCTTCACAGTTTGAGGCAGGGTTTACCAGCTTGGCGCATACTTCTGAAGATATTCAACATACTATAGCTGCAGCTGAGAAGGTTTTCAAGCAAATTTAG